One window of Cupriavidus oxalaticus genomic DNA carries:
- a CDS encoding IclR family transcriptional regulator, translated as MNLPVEQFIAERRREDPSFGGLLAKGFALLRCFIDEPRPLGNGELAQRLQLPRATVSRICRTLFELGYLDWDPKLDKYFVSAQVLALGYPYLAGLQVRHVARPLMQALADRIEGAASMGVAHRLDVTYLQSCTHNEGTPARPGTGAVRSVLSTAMGRAYLCTLSKAEFESLMVAAREERPEEYAAFYDTLCHNVAHYPKRGFALNEGDAGIGVYGVGVYSRIRYLNRPLLFNCAVPGSQVKRGMMEKKVAPLLMEMVRSIEAATGLRQ; from the coding sequence ATGAACCTGCCGGTCGAACAATTCATTGCCGAACGCCGCCGCGAGGACCCGTCCTTCGGCGGCCTGCTGGCCAAGGGCTTTGCCCTGCTGCGTTGCTTTATCGACGAGCCGCGCCCGCTCGGCAACGGCGAGCTGGCGCAGCGGCTGCAGCTGCCGCGCGCCACCGTCTCGCGCATCTGCCGCACGCTGTTCGAGCTGGGCTACCTCGACTGGGATCCCAAGCTCGACAAGTACTTCGTCAGCGCCCAGGTGCTGGCGCTGGGCTATCCGTACCTGGCCGGGCTGCAGGTGCGCCACGTGGCCCGTCCGCTGATGCAGGCGCTGGCCGACCGCATCGAGGGCGCTGCGTCGATGGGCGTGGCGCACCGGCTCGACGTTACCTACCTGCAGTCCTGTACCCACAACGAGGGCACCCCGGCGCGGCCGGGAACCGGCGCCGTGCGCTCGGTGCTGAGCACGGCCATGGGCCGGGCTTACCTGTGCACCTTGTCGAAGGCGGAGTTCGAAAGCCTGATGGTGGCCGCCCGCGAGGAGCGGCCCGAGGAATACGCGGCGTTCTACGACACGCTGTGCCACAACGTGGCGCACTACCCCAAGCGCGGCTTCGCGCTCAACGAGGGCGATGCCGGCATCGGCGTGTACGGCGTGGGCGTCTATTCGCGCATCCGATACCTGAACCGCCCGCTGCTGTTCAACTGCGCCGTGCCCGGCTCGCAGGTGAAGCGCGGGATGATGGAAAAGAAGGTGGCGCCGCTGTTGATGGAGATGGTCCGCTCCATCGAGGCCGCCACCGGCCTGCGGCAGTAG